The proteins below are encoded in one region of Phaseolus vulgaris cultivar G19833 chromosome 1, P. vulgaris v2.0, whole genome shotgun sequence:
- the LOC137813658 gene encoding uncharacterized protein, giving the protein MGSTFNPQILVEKLAKLNGSQTSIETLSHWCIFHMNKAKQVVETWDRQFHGSPREKRLAFLYLANDILQNSRRKGSEFVGEFWKVLPDALRDVIQNGDDFARNAALRLIVIWEERKVFGSRGQILKEEFVGRNVENTTRDVKPTNMKLRPSSGNALEKIVSAFHVVYGGQKDEDAILSKCSNAINCLDKADKEIVSGQFGGSALVDELQGHNAVLKDCIEQLTAIESSRTSLVSQLREALEDQEFKLGQVRSQIQAANVRSDRASNNCQQLLNGNNIQSIAEQSSKEIQTSMSSASFSISREREQSAPLMYTPQVSFSQKSGQVEEDPRKSAAAAVAAKLTASTSSAQMLSYVLSSLASEGVIGNQSSADYHSEKRTKLENDQPSFMPSQNPQQPLPPFSLPESIQHNAPTTNQQSTPNEPPPPPSSSPPPLPPPPPPISQYPVPQFMQTAGSISSMAYSYGMTQQPSIAAYPGVGASTFTPPPMGTYQGFQGSDGNYYNQPSSMPMAPISRQ; this is encoded by the exons ATGGGTAGCACATTTAATCCACAAATTTTAGTGGAAAAACTAGCCAAGCTGAATGGTTCCCAAACGAGCATAGAGA CTTTGTCACATTGGTGTATTTTTCATATGAACAAAGCCAAACAAGTTGTTGAAACATGGGATAGGCAATTTCATGGTTCTCCACGTGAGAAGAGATTGGCATTTCTGTATCTTGCAAATGATATTTTACAGAACAGCAGGCGAAAAGGATCTGAATTTGTAGGTGAATTCTGGAAGGTTCTTCCAGATGCTCTCCGAGATGTGATTCAAAATGGAGATGATTTTGCTAGGAATGCGGCACTTCGACTG ATTGTTATATGGGAAGAGAGGAAAGTCTTTGGTTCTCGTGGTCAAATTCTTAAGGAAGAATTTGTCGGTAGGAATGTGGAAAACACTACTCGAGATGTGAAGCCTACAAACATGAAACTG AGGCCATCTTCAGGGAATGCATTGGAGAAAATAGTTTCAGCTTTTCATGTTGTTTATGGAGGGCAAAAAGATGAAGACGCCATATTGAGCAAATGCAGTAATGCCATTAACTGTCTTGACAAAGCAGATAAAGAAATAGTTTCAG GGCAATTTGGTGGATCCGCACTGGTGGATGAGCTCCAGGGGCATAATGCTGTACTGAAGGACTGCATTGAGCAGTTAACAGCCATAGAGTCATCTAGAACTAGTCTCGTGTCTCAGTTGagagaagctcttgaagatcaG GAATTCAAGCTGGGTCAAGTCCGTAGCCAGATTCAG GCTGCAAATGTACGGTCAGATCGGGCGTCCAACAACTGCCAACAGTTACTTAATGGCAACAACATTCAGTCAATAGCTGAGCAGAGCTCAAAGGAAATTCAAACCTCCATGTCATCTGCAAGTTTTAGTATTTCTCGTGAAAGGGAGCAATCTGCTCCATTAATGTACACACCACAAGTGTCATTTTCTCAGAAATCTGGACAGGTTGAGGAAGATCCACGCAAATCTGCAGCTGCTGCAGTAGCAGCAAAACTTACTGCTTCAACATCCTCCGCGCAGATGCTATCATATGTGCTGTCCTCCCTAGCATCAGAAGGTGTCATAGGCAATCAGTCTTCAGCTGATTATCACTCAGAGAAGAGGACCAAGCTCGAGAATGACCAACCATCTTTTATGCCATCTCAGAATCCTCAACAACCACTTCCTCCCTTCTCTCTACCTGAGTCTATTCAACACAATGCTCCTACAACCAACCAGCAATCTACTCCCAATGAACCACCACCTCCACCCTCATCGTCACCTCCCCCAttgccaccaccaccacctccaaTATCACAGTACCCTGTGCCGCAGTTCATGCAGACTGCTGGATCCATTAGTAGTATGGCATACAGCTATGGCATGACACAACAGCCGTCAATTGCAGCCTATCCCGGTGTTGGTGCTTCCACTTTTACCCCTCCTCCAATGGGTACATATCAGGGTTTTCAGGGTTCAGATGGAAATTACTATAACCAGCCCTCATCAATGCCTATGGCCCCAATATCTCGACAATAA